The Planococcus halocryophilus nucleotide sequence TCCCAGGTGCTGGGAGCGGAGTTGCCACGTTTCTCATTCAATTTGCGAAAAACTGTGGAGCACGTGTAATTGTCACTTCACGCAGTGAAGAAAAGCGTGAATACGCTAAGAAAATTGGGGCTGATGTGGCCATTCCAACAGATAGTGATTGGGTAAAAGAGCTTGAAGGTGAAACGATTGATCTGGTCATCGACAGTGTGGGGGAGGCTACTTTTAATCGTTCACTTGATGTCTTGAAAAAAGGCGGTCGAATTGTTATTTTCGGTGCTACTACAGACGATATTGTTGATTTCAATCTACGCAAATTCTTTTACGGACAATACCAGTTGTTTGGTTCAACTATGGGCAGTCGAGAAGAGTTAAGAAACATGTTGAAGCATATGGAAGCTCACAATGTGCGACCAATCGTAGATAAAACATTTTCATTGGATAGAGCGCAAGATGCGTTTGATCATTTAGCGTCAGGCAATCAATTTGGTAAAGTTGTTCTACGTATTAATTAATACAAAGTGAAACTTTCCGGACAGTCAATCGTATATAGAGGATAAGAAAGAATTGACTGGAGGTTTATAGGATGGAGAACACAGGTTTTAAAGTACTTGTCCATGCCAGTGCATTTTTTGCACCATTTCTTGTCCCTGTCATTGTGTTTTTAATTTCAGAAGACAAAGAACTTAAAAAGCTATCAATTCAAGCATTACTGTTCCAACTAGTAATAGGAGCATTGCTCTTCATTTCCAGCTGGCTAGTTATTTTCCTAATCGGCATTCCGATGCTAATCGTCTTTGGACTGATGGGCGTCATCGTACCAATCATGGGAATTATCAAAGCCCTCAACAACGAATATTTCGACTACCCAATAGTCGGAAGCTGGTACCAATAAAAAAAGCCCCTCGGGGCTTTTTTTATTGCTCAAGAATATAAGATAAAGCTTTGATTGCTTGGTCGCATGTTTCTACAGTAGCACTCGCTTTTCGAGACAATTCTTTTAACGGATGATGTAATTTTTCAGGGCGAATGATAATGACCGGCTTACCTGAAGCAAGCGCTGTGCTAGCATCCATTGCCGTGTTCCACTGCTTGTACTGCTCACCAAATAGCGCGATCACCAAATCGGCTTTGTGCATCAGAACGCCGGTACGCAAATTATTGAAGCTTGAAGCTGCATGGTCTTTAGCGATTGCATCAGATTGTTCACCAAGAATGTCTTCACCAATATTATCTGAACGTTCGTGAATTTCCATCGGTCCTACAAAATCGATTGGCAAATCCAATGCAGCCGACTTTTTCTTGATTTCTTCGCGCCACGCACTATGAATTTCTCCAGCAAGATAAACAGTTAATCTCATCATGTCACCCTCCACAAGATATTTCTTCAAGTGTATCATAATGGTGGGGCTATGCTTATATGATGTGGCGCTCTCTATGGATAACGGGCATCACTGAAAGCACATTATCCATTTTGAAAGTGCGTTTCTTGTGACGAAGAAAGCAATAGGCTTGAAACGAATCTCCTGTGATCGATAAAATTTTAACACGACGCTTGCTAATGCTGCCATCTTTTGCGATGTACATCATATCGATTAGCTGTTGGTAACTAAAAGCCTTTTGAATTTGTACTTTCATGAGTAACCCTCCTTGTAATAAGAACGTTTGTTCTTATTATAGAACGAAAGACCGATTAAAACAAGCATTGCATCTCGTGTATAATGGAACGAACATATATTCTTTTGCAACAAACGAAAGGGGTAATTTGATGAAGTTTTTTCACACTGCCGACTGGCATTTAGGTAAGCTCGTGCAAGGTATTTACATGACAGAAGATCAGCAATTTGTGCTAGCGCAATTTATAGATGCAATTAAAGAGGAAAAACCTGACGCCATCATTATTGCTGGCGATCTTTATGACCGAGCAGTTCCTCCAACAGACGCTGTCAATTTACTTGACGAGTTACTGGCAGAAATTGTGTTGGAACTGAAAACGCCCGTCCTATCAGTAGTAGGAAATCATGATAGTCCAGGGAGATTGAATTTCGGTAGCCGTCTAATGAAAGGCAACGGGATTCATATCGCAGGTCATGTTCATAAAAATCACCAAGCGGTTGTCTTAAATGATCAATTTGGGGAAGTTCATTTTCATTTGATCCCTTATGCCGACCCTTCGATGGTCCGTTATGAATTTGAAGATGATACGATTCGCACACACAATGAAGCCATGAAGGCCATTACGGAAAATATTAAATCTACCTATAATCCACAGGCGCGTCACGTGTTTGTTGGCCATGCCTTCGTGACGCCTCATGGTGAGCAAGAAGAAAATACGAGCGATTCGGAACGACCATTATCGATTGGTGGAGCAGAACATGTGGATGCTCATCATTTCAATGGATTTCATTACACAGCGCTTGGCCATTTGCATAAAGCCCATTATGTGTTGAATGAAACCATTCGTTATTCGGGATCTCCTTTAAAATATTCAATCTCAGAGGAACATCATAAAAAAGGATTTCACATTGTTGAACTAGACGCACAAGGCGAAGTAACTGTAGAAAAGCGCTTATTTTCGCCAAAACGCAATATGCGTACAGTTGAAGGGACTATTGATGAAATCTTAAGTCATGAAATTAGCGATGATTACGTTTTTGTCACGTTATTGGATGATGCACCGGTGCTATTTCCAATGGAAAAAGTACGTTCCGTGTATCCAAACGCTATGCATGTTGGACGTAAAAATTTCGCAGGGAGCATGTTGCAAAGCGAGACGGGATCACGACGGAAAATGGATTCTTTGTCGTTATTCCATTCTTTTTATGAAGAAGTGAAAGGTGAAAAAGCGACAGAAGAAACAATCGATATTTTTAAAGATGTACTTGATGAATTTTTGCGTGAGGAACCGGCTATAAAAGAAGAGGTGAAGTCATGAGACCGTTAAAATTGAAAATGACTGCATTCGGTCCTTATAAAAATACCGAAGAAATTGATTTTGCTGATTTGCAAGGAAATCAATTATTTGTTATTTCGGGCAGTACAGGCGCTGGAAAAACTACTATCTTTGATGGGATTTGCTTCGCTTTATACGGTTCTGCTAGCGGTTCTGACCGAAGTGAATCACGTATATTGAGAAGTGATTTTGCGGATGACACAACGCATACGGCAGTCGAAATGGAATTTGAAATTCACGGAAAAAACTACCGTGTACTGCGCCAAATGAGTCATGTGAAAAAAGGCAATAAAAGCCCGACCGGAGAGCGCTTTGAATTTTTTGAGGTAACAGCAGAAGGCGAAAAACCTGCAGTGGAACGCCAAATTGTTTCGGAAATCAATCGTCGCATTGAAGAAATTGTTGGTTTGACACAAAATCAATTCAGCCAAATTGTGATGTTGCCACAAGGTGAATTCCGTAAACTTTTGACATCGGAAACTGACAATAAAGAAGAGATTCTTCGGAAAATATTCAAAACAGAACCATATAAACTGATCAGCGAACGATTAAAGCAAAAGAAAGATGCGGCAGAGAAAATATTTGACCGTGAGCATCACAAGTTGACTATTCATCTTCAACGGATTAGCTCTTCCTTACCAGAACGACAATCGGAACTTTTTGAAGTGTTGAGCCGCGACCATAAAAACATTAACCAAATACTTGATGGGCTTGAAAAAGAGACGGCTTATTATAAAGAGAAAATCAGCGTAGATGAGCAAAAGTACGAGAAGGCTTATCAGCTTCATGCGGACAAAATGACGGCTTATCACGAGGCGAAAAAGTGGAATGACCGTTTCGAGGAACTCCAAACGAAAAATGACCAACTTGACCAGCTTGTACAACGTCAGTCGGAATATGCAGAAAAGGAAACAGCTTTGCAATCGGCAGAAAGAGCGAGTTATATCGCCAATATTGAAAGCTTAGTCATTGAATTACGTAACAATGAAATCGACAAAAACAAATTGCTAAAAGAGGCTATCTATCAGCAAGAACAAGCAGAACAGACAAAGCAAATAGCAGAACAGACATTTCATGCGCAACAGGATCTTCAGAGTGAGCGTGACAAGTTAAGCGAGCGGCTTATATATTTGGGAAATTTATTGCCAACGATACAAGAGATATCTGTGAAAAAACAACAATTAGTACAGCTCGAGGAAACCTCAAAACAATCGGCAGGTCGGTTAAAGCAAGCAGAGAAAGAATTCAGCGAACAAAAAAGTCAAAAACAACAGCTGGATAAAAAAATCACGGAGTTAGAAAAAATTCTGGATTCCTCTGATGAAATGCAACAAGAGTTAACCGTCGTAACTGAAAAATCTCGTGTACTAAACGACTATGTTTTATTGAAAGAGAAAAAACAGCAGTTGCAAGCTACACAAGAAGAAAAAAAGGTAGAATTCGAAGAAATAGCCACTTCTTATCGGCAATTAGAAACTCAATGGTTTGCCAACCAAGCGCATGTACTTGCCGGTCAATTGCATGCCGGGGATGCATGTCCTGTCTGTGGAAGTACCGAACACCCTGGAGCAAATTTGATAGACCCAGAGCAGGTTGTAACGAAAGAGCAAGTGGAAGTGGCGAAATTTGGCTTTGATCAAGTGGATGGAGAATATCGAAATGTGTCAGCGAAACTGACTGCTGTAGAAGAGCAACAGGAAAACAAAGCGCGGGAATTAACGAAACTAAAACTAGAAGTTGAACAAGTCGAAAAAGTCTCGACCGAATTAGAGCAAAGAAAACGTCAGTTAACTAAAGAGATAAAAGAACAGCAGGCCCGTAAACTTGAGGTGCGAAAATGGAAAGAGCAAGCAGCTAGTTGTTATGAGAAAATGGAACAACTAGAGCAAAGTAAGCAAAACTTAGCAGCAGAAGTGCAGCAGCATAGTTCCTCTTATCAAACAGCTGCAGCAGTTTTTGAAAATGAATTGGCTGCAGTTCCAGAAGAACTTCGTGAGCTGCCTGTCTTGAAACAGCAATTGCAACAAGTAACCTTACAAAAACAACAGTACGAGCAAAATTGGAAAGCTGCCCAAGAACAATTTCAGAATTCGAAAGAACAGTTGGCTAGTGCGGAAGTATCTGTCCGTCATGCTACAAATACAGCTAAAGAAGTAGAAGAAAAGAGAGCCAACGCTCAGCAACAATTTGTTCAAGCTCTGGAAAAGTCATCATTTGAATCTGAACAAGCTTATCAGCAAGCAAAAATGACAGAAGCAGCATTTATCACTTTGAAAAAAGATATTCAACAGTTCAATCAGCATCGCCATACGTTAACGCAACAAGTAACCGAACTAAAAGAATTGCTAGCGGACAAAAAATTGAAAGATTTGAGTCAAGCGGAAATCGAGTTATCCGAACTTAAAGCGAATTATGAAAGTGCTTTTGCAGAACAGAATCGTTCTCGAGATTTCGAGAAGATAGGTAATGAGTTAATCGATAGCATTCAAAGTGTGATAGAAAAAGCGCTTGAAGCAGAGAAAAATCTCAATCGAATTGCGGATCTGTATAATATGATTCGAGGGCAAAATGGTTTAAAGATTTCGTTTGAACGCTATTTGCAAATCGAGTATTTGGAACAAATCATCTTATCTGCAAATGAACGGTTAAAAAATTTATCAAATGGTCAATTTTATTTGATTCGCAGCGACCGACAAGAAGCGCGAGGCAAACAAAGTGGTCTTGGGTTAGACGTCTATGATGCATATACCGGACAGACGCGTGATGTTAAAACCATGTCAGGTGGAGAGAAATTTAATGCGTCGCTCTGCTTAGCACTCGGTATGGCAGACGTGATTCAAAGCTTTCAAGGAAATGTCTCAATCGATACAATGTTTATCGATGAAGGGTTCGGATCGCTCGACGAAGAGTCACTCAACAAATCGATTGAAACCTTGATTGATTTACAGAAATCTGGGCGGATGATTGGTGTTATTTCACATGTACAAGAACTAAAAGCCGCAATTCCTGCGATATTGCAAGTTGAAAAATCAAGAGAAGGTTATAGTCGGACGAAGTTTCTCATCAAATAAAGCGCGGCAGTAAGGGCATATGTGTTTGAAGTGCTTGGGAAAAGTGAATAATAGAAGTAAGAGATTACATTATTGGAGACGCGGATTGCACTTCGCATTACGGGGGAACCAACGAAAACCAAAGGAGTTTAGAAGATGAAAGATTTTAGTTTTAAAGCGCGAGTTATCTATTTTGGCGCAATTGCTATAATCAGTCTTTCTTTTTTAGCATTGCAGCTTACTGCTGTAATGCAAGGATCTAACGGGGGAGGCTCTATTACGCTCGTGATTCTATGGTCGATTATGGCATTGTTTGGCTTGGCAGGGATCGGGTACGCTTTGAAAAGACGGAACCGTCAGAAAAACTGACGGTTTTTATTTTTGGTTGAAACGAAATAGTTTATAAATTTAAGTAATAAATGACCCTGCAGAATATATGGTAAAGTTAGAATAGAGTGAAAAAGCAGGGGGTTATAAGATGGACAAGCACTTAACGCCACAAGAAGTTGTAAATTTAATCGATAAAAATGCGGATTTGATTATTCCAATCGCCAACGGAGAACCGATCCGATTACTAGATATATTAGAAGAAAACGCTGAGCAACTAGAGGGAGTAAAAATTCATCAAATGTTGGCTTTACGATCACGGTCATACATTCAAGGTGAAATCGAGCAATTAAAACATGTTTCGTATTTTCTTAGTGGTGCCACACGTAAAGTATATCAACAAGCAAAAATAGATTTGGTTCCGAATAACTTTCATGAAGTGCCTCGTCTGCTCCGAAAAACGACGAAAATGTCGATGATTTTGACAGTCGCGTCGCCGATGGATGAACACGGATATTTCACGTTAGGAACACAGGCTGATTATGTTGCTGAATTTATAGGCAAAGTGCCGTTTATTTTAGAAGTAAACAAAAACATGCCGCGGACATTTGGTCGCAACCAAATCCACATTAGCCAAATTTCAGGTTATGTAGAGCATCATGGAGCTCTTTCAGAAGAAATAATTCCAGAAGTTTGCGATCGGGATTTATTGATCGCATCTAACATTATTCAAGACATTCAAGACGGAGACACACTACAAATTGGAATCGGTTCTGTGCCCAATGCCGTTATTAGCATGTTAAAAGATCATCGGCATTTAGGAATTCATACAGAAATGTTGCCAGATGGAGTTGCAGGTTTGGTAGCTGCAGGAGCAGTAGATGGCACACGGAAATTCACGAACCCTGGAAAAATTATTGCCACTTTCGCTTTTGGATCTAAAAATTTGTATGACTTTATCAACAATAATCCGGCAGTAGAATTTTTGCCAGTTAGTGTGGTGAACGATCCGCGAGAAATTGCGAAAGAAAAAAATATCGTTTCCATTAACTCAACGACAGAAGTTGATTTGTTTGGGCAATGTGCTTCTGAAACTGTTGGAGGTAAATATTATTCGTCAAGTGGAGGCCAAGTTGATTTTGCGCGCGGTGTTCGTTTTGCTGAAAATGGCAAAGGTTATATTTGTATGCCGTCGACTGCTAAGGACGATACGTTATCCCGTATCAAGCTTCATCTTACGCCAGGGTCTGTCGTAACGACTGGCAAAAATGATGTGGACAATATTGTTACAGAGTTCGGCGTTGCTCGCTTACACGGCGTTTCCATTTCAGAACGTGCTAAACGTCTAGCAGCAATAGCGCATCCTAAGTTCCGTGAAGAATTACTATTTGATGCAAAAAAACAAGGGTTGTTAATTTAATAATGAGAGAAACCGTTTTCTTTTGAAAACGGTTTTAGCTTGTAGATGAACTCGATTTATTCGAGGACACTACAGGCTTTTTTGTTGGAAACAAATCGCTCCGGTCGCTTTGGGGATGGCTCCCGCCAGAAGCCAGAAAAACCACCTGTCTTCTAGCTTCGCCTACCCCGTGGACGCGCCGTCGCTAGTGTGGAACTCCCTTTTTTTATGATAGAAAAATAGCCTTTTTTGTCTAGACTCTGAAGCCGTGTGCTTTTGAAAACGGCTTTTTTTATTCGGTCTCCAAACCAAGTTTCTTTACTAGTCCAATAAAAGAGAATATACTTACTTAGGTAAATAATAGTTGAGGATGAGACTGATGAAAAATTTACTGTTTCATGAAATTCACCAAAAATCCCGCTTATCGATTAAAGAGGTCAATGATGCTTTAAAAGAGTTTGAATTATATAGTTCGCAATGGTCTATTCTTTTTTGTTTAAAGCAATTTGGTGCGATGACACAAAAAGAAATTTGGCAGTATTTGAATGTGGAAGCACCAACCGTTACGAGGACTATCGCTCGTCTAGAGGAAAGCCGATGGGTGTTTCGAGAAGAAGGTCACGATAAGCGAGCAAGAATTGTTCACTTAACACCTTTTGCGCAACAAAATTTACCAGCAATCGAAAAGCGGATTCAGCACGTAGAGGAAGAGATGGTATCGAGTCTTTCAGAGGAAGAGCAAGATCAGCTCCTCTCGTTACTGAAAAAAATCGGACAATAATTTTAGGAAGAAGATGTAATGAATGACTGAAAAAAGACCAATTTGGACAAAAAGTTTTGTTAATATTTCAATCAGCACGTTTTTTGTTTTTGTCGTTTTTTATGCATTGCTAACATATATGCCACTTTATGTACTAAACGATTTAAAAGGCACAGCTACAGAAGCAGGATTAGTAATATCCGTATTCTTGCTGTCTGCCATCATTATGCGTTTCTTGTCAGGGATGATTTTGGAGAAATTCGGCAAAAAAAGAATGTTGCTAATTTCAGTACTTCTGTTTGCTGTTAGTACGATACTCTATCTATTTGTGGGTAGTTTCACGTCACTTTTATGGCTGCGGTTTTTCCACGGTATTTGGTTTAGCTTGTTAACGACTGTAGCAGGAGCGATAGCGGCGGACATTATTCCACCAGAGCGACGCGGTGAAGGTTTGGGCTATTATGGCATTGCGATGAACTTAGCGGTAGTTGTTGGTCCTTTTATAGTATTAACCTTGCAACAATATGTATCAGCACACATTATTTTTATCGTCCTTGCGGTTATTATCATTATCGGATTTTTATGTGCGTTAGCTGTTCAAGTAAATGAAGAACCCTATAGTAAAAAACCAAAACATAAATTGTCGATCAACGACTTTTTAGAGAAAAAAACGATGCCAATTGCAACTGTTGGTTTTTTAATCGCATTTGCGTATGCCAGTGTTATCGCATTTATCTCTGTCTATGCGGAATCGTTAGGGCTCATCAAAACCGCAAGTTTTTTCTTTCTTGTATATGCAATGGCGATGCTAATTGTTCGACCAATTACGGGGAGGTTGTTTGATGCTATAGGACCTAAAGTTGTCATTATTCCTTCGATTGTTATTTTTGGTGTGGGACTGATCACATTAAGCTTTACAGAAGTTTCATGGATGCTGCTATTGTCAGGAGCGTTAATTGGTCTTGGTTATGGAACCTTATTGCCGAGTTTTCAAAGCCTTGCCATACAGGCGGCTGATAAGCATCGTAGTGGTTATGCTACAGGTACTTTCTTTGCCTTTTATGATAGCGGGATTGCCATTGGCTCAGTGTTGCTTGGGTTAATCGCGGGAATTTCCGGTTATTCTAATCTCTACTTAATGCTTGGAGTGTTTGTGATTCTCGTTGTGTTTTACTATATGTGGATTGCATCAAAACAAGAGACTCAGCCTAATTAACAATACTTATAGATTTTCTTAATAAGCTAAAAGGTGCACAAAGAAATTTGTGCACCCTTTTTTCATGTTATAGCACATAAAAGTAAACGGATAAGAAATGACAAAGGCTACCGAAAAGAATAAAAAGGTGGAAAATTTCGTGAAACCCTAAATGTTTGGAAGACAGGGAATTTGGTTTAATGCCATAAATAATACCACCAACTGTATAAGAAACTCCGCCAGCAACAAGTAAAAGTAAGCCTGTTAAAGAAAGGGTATTTGCTAATGGCACGACTGCAAAAATGATAATCCAACCCATTGCGATGTAAATCACAGTAGATAGCCATCTCGGGGAATGGAACCAAACCATTTTAAAGAAGATTCCGCTGAGTCCTAACACAGTCACAAGCGAAAACAAGGTCCATCCGAGTGTACCGCCAAGCGCAATGAGACAAAAAGGTGCATAAGATCCTGCGATTAAGGCGAAAATCATCGAGTGATCGAGTTTTCGTAAAAAGGCAATAATGTAAGGCTGAGAAAGGGCTGAATGATAAATGGTTGAAGCACTGTATAAAAAGATTAAGCTAATGCCAAAAATGGAGACAGCTGCTACGTGTAAAGCCGGTTGATCGGCATAAGCAGTTTTAATGACCATTGCCAATAAGGCAGCCAAAGACAATAAAGCTCCTACTAAATGGGATAAAGCGTTAAATGGTTCTCGAATGTATGTGTTCATATGAAAAGCTCCTCACTATATGTAGTTATCGAAACTACTTATAAAGATACTCGCATTATATAATGTAGTCAAGTTTGGAGAATTATTGATAATGATGTAAAATAGCGAGTATGAAATACCTCGGGGAGCGTGAGTGCATATCGGAAACGCAAATAGACTAATCGAAGAAATGGCTTTTCACAATCAAGTTTTGCCAGAAGACATTCCAAAAATTGATTTGTATATTGATCAAGTAATTCAATTGTTTGAATCCAGTTTCGCAGAAACAAAACGACATCCAGATGAAAAAATTCTCACTAAAACCATGATTAATAATTACGCAAAAGGAAAATTGTTTTATCCCATTCAAAACAAAAAGTACAGTCGGGATCACATTATGCTCATCAGCTTGATTTATCAGATGAAAAGCGCATTATCGATCAATGACGTCAAGCAAGTATTAGATGGCATCAATGAAAAAGCAGAACAAAAAGAGCTAGACCTTGAACAGTTTTATCAAAGCTATTTAAACCTTCAGCAAAACAATAGAACATTTTTTGAGACTGGACTAACACAACAAGCGGAAAAAGCTGCCGAACAAGTAGCCGGCTTTGAGGGTTCAGAAGAATTAGAGCGTGTCCTACTAATTGCATCACTAGTGCACACGAGCAATCTTTATAGAAGAGCGGCTGAAAAACTAGTGGATGAAATGGTGGAGGGGGTAAAGCGTGATGAGTAAAATTCTAATTGATGCAGACGGTTGTCCGGTTGTGTCACAAACAATTGATTTGGCGAAAGTTTATCGTTTACCCGTCATTTTGATTTGCGATACTTCCCACGAAATGCATAGAGAAGGTGCAGAGACCATCACAGTATCGAAAGGGGCAGATGCTGTGGATTTTGTTCTTGTAAACCGAGTGAAAAAAGGCGATATTGTGGTGACGCAAGATTATGGGCTTGCAGCAATGGTTCTTGCCAAACGCGGGATACCGATTGATCAAAACGGTCGCGTTTATTCGGATGAAAATATCGAACAATTGCTTCACGGTCGCCATGTCGCGAAGAAGATTCGCCAAGGCGGCGGCAGGATGAAAGGACCGAAAAAACGGCAGTCCGAAGATAATGAGAAGTTCCAAGCTGCTTTAACACAGTTGTTAATACAAGCTAAAGAAAACGAAGAAATGCCTGGCAAATAAAGTCGCCAGGCATTTTTTATTTTAGCGCTTAAATGGTCCAGCGATCATTGATAATCGCTACGAGTATCCATT carries:
- a CDS encoding zinc-binding dehydrogenase, with the protein product MKAFVMESGEWKIKDIEEPKVKSGEVLVSLKAAGINRRDLGLIKRYGKNPEALIVGSDGAGVVEAVGEDVVDFAYGDEVIINPALRWYKNSEAPPAEFDILGMPDHGTFAEKIAISVEQLEKKPAHMSWEEAGSLALPALTGYRALFTKGRLKKGETLFIPGAGSGVATFLIQFAKNCGARVIVTSRSEEKREYAKKIGADVAIPTDSDWVKELEGETIDLVIDSVGEATFNRSLDVLKKGGRIVIFGATTDDIVDFNLRKFFYGQYQLFGSTMGSREELRNMLKHMEAHNVRPIVDKTFSLDRAQDAFDHLASGNQFGKVVLRIN
- a CDS encoding DUF4870 domain-containing protein, whose product is MENTGFKVLVHASAFFAPFLVPVIVFLISEDKELKKLSIQALLFQLVIGALLFISSWLVIFLIGIPMLIVFGLMGVIVPIMGIIKALNNEYFDYPIVGSWYQ
- a CDS encoding YtoQ family protein, which gives rise to MRLTVYLAGEIHSAWREEIKKKSAALDLPIDFVGPMEIHERSDNIGEDILGEQSDAIAKDHAASSFNNLRTGVLMHKADLVIALFGEQYKQWNTAMDASTALASGKPVIIIRPEKLHHPLKELSRKASATVETCDQAIKALSYILEQ
- a CDS encoding exonuclease SbcCD subunit D; this encodes MKFFHTADWHLGKLVQGIYMTEDQQFVLAQFIDAIKEEKPDAIIIAGDLYDRAVPPTDAVNLLDELLAEIVLELKTPVLSVVGNHDSPGRLNFGSRLMKGNGIHIAGHVHKNHQAVVLNDQFGEVHFHLIPYADPSMVRYEFEDDTIRTHNEAMKAITENIKSTYNPQARHVFVGHAFVTPHGEQEENTSDSERPLSIGGAEHVDAHHFNGFHYTALGHLHKAHYVLNETIRYSGSPLKYSISEEHHKKGFHIVELDAQGEVTVEKRLFSPKRNMRTVEGTIDEILSHEISDDYVFVTLLDDAPVLFPMEKVRSVYPNAMHVGRKNFAGSMLQSETGSRRKMDSLSLFHSFYEEVKGEKATEETIDIFKDVLDEFLREEPAIKEEVKS
- a CDS encoding AAA family ATPase; translation: MRPLKLKMTAFGPYKNTEEIDFADLQGNQLFVISGSTGAGKTTIFDGICFALYGSASGSDRSESRILRSDFADDTTHTAVEMEFEIHGKNYRVLRQMSHVKKGNKSPTGERFEFFEVTAEGEKPAVERQIVSEINRRIEEIVGLTQNQFSQIVMLPQGEFRKLLTSETDNKEEILRKIFKTEPYKLISERLKQKKDAAEKIFDREHHKLTIHLQRISSSLPERQSELFEVLSRDHKNINQILDGLEKETAYYKEKISVDEQKYEKAYQLHADKMTAYHEAKKWNDRFEELQTKNDQLDQLVQRQSEYAEKETALQSAERASYIANIESLVIELRNNEIDKNKLLKEAIYQQEQAEQTKQIAEQTFHAQQDLQSERDKLSERLIYLGNLLPTIQEISVKKQQLVQLEETSKQSAGRLKQAEKEFSEQKSQKQQLDKKITELEKILDSSDEMQQELTVVTEKSRVLNDYVLLKEKKQQLQATQEEKKVEFEEIATSYRQLETQWFANQAHVLAGQLHAGDACPVCGSTEHPGANLIDPEQVVTKEQVEVAKFGFDQVDGEYRNVSAKLTAVEEQQENKARELTKLKLEVEQVEKVSTELEQRKRQLTKEIKEQQARKLEVRKWKEQAASCYEKMEQLEQSKQNLAAEVQQHSSSYQTAAAVFENELAAVPEELRELPVLKQQLQQVTLQKQQYEQNWKAAQEQFQNSKEQLASAEVSVRHATNTAKEVEEKRANAQQQFVQALEKSSFESEQAYQQAKMTEAAFITLKKDIQQFNQHRHTLTQQVTELKELLADKKLKDLSQAEIELSELKANYESAFAEQNRSRDFEKIGNELIDSIQSVIEKALEAEKNLNRIADLYNMIRGQNGLKISFERYLQIEYLEQIILSANERLKNLSNGQFYLIRSDRQEARGKQSGLGLDVYDAYTGQTRDVKTMSGGEKFNASLCLALGMADVIQSFQGNVSIDTMFIDEGFGSLDEESLNKSIETLIDLQKSGRMIGVISHVQELKAAIPAILQVEKSREGYSRTKFLIK
- a CDS encoding acetyl-CoA hydrolase/transferase family protein; the encoded protein is MDKHLTPQEVVNLIDKNADLIIPIANGEPIRLLDILEENAEQLEGVKIHQMLALRSRSYIQGEIEQLKHVSYFLSGATRKVYQQAKIDLVPNNFHEVPRLLRKTTKMSMILTVASPMDEHGYFTLGTQADYVAEFIGKVPFILEVNKNMPRTFGRNQIHISQISGYVEHHGALSEEIIPEVCDRDLLIASNIIQDIQDGDTLQIGIGSVPNAVISMLKDHRHLGIHTEMLPDGVAGLVAAGAVDGTRKFTNPGKIIATFAFGSKNLYDFINNNPAVEFLPVSVVNDPREIAKEKNIVSINSTTEVDLFGQCASETVGGKYYSSSGGQVDFARGVRFAENGKGYICMPSTAKDDTLSRIKLHLTPGSVVTTGKNDVDNIVTEFGVARLHGVSISERAKRLAAIAHPKFREELLFDAKKQGLLI
- a CDS encoding MarR family winged helix-turn-helix transcriptional regulator → MKNLLFHEIHQKSRLSIKEVNDALKEFELYSSQWSILFCLKQFGAMTQKEIWQYLNVEAPTVTRTIARLEESRWVFREEGHDKRARIVHLTPFAQQNLPAIEKRIQHVEEEMVSSLSEEEQDQLLSLLKKIGQ
- a CDS encoding MFS transporter yields the protein MTEKRPIWTKSFVNISISTFFVFVVFYALLTYMPLYVLNDLKGTATEAGLVISVFLLSAIIMRFLSGMILEKFGKKRMLLISVLLFAVSTILYLFVGSFTSLLWLRFFHGIWFSLLTTVAGAIAADIIPPERRGEGLGYYGIAMNLAVVVGPFIVLTLQQYVSAHIIFIVLAVIIIIGFLCALAVQVNEEPYSKKPKHKLSINDFLEKKTMPIATVGFLIAFAYASVIAFISVYAESLGLIKTASFFFLVYAMAMLIVRPITGRLFDAIGPKVVIIPSIVIFGVGLITLSFTEVSWMLLLSGALIGLGYGTLLPSFQSLAIQAADKHRSGYATGTFFAFYDSGIAIGSVLLGLIAGISGYSNLYLMLGVFVILVVFYYMWIASKQETQPN
- the trhA gene encoding PAQR family membrane homeostasis protein TrhA; protein product: MNTYIREPFNALSHLVGALLSLAALLAMVIKTAYADQPALHVAAVSIFGISLIFLYSASTIYHSALSQPYIIAFLRKLDHSMIFALIAGSYAPFCLIALGGTLGWTLFSLVTVLGLSGIFFKMVWFHSPRWLSTVIYIAMGWIIIFAVVPLANTLSLTGLLLLVAGGVSYTVGGIIYGIKPNSLSSKHLGFHEIFHLFILFGSLCHFLSVYFYVL
- a CDS encoding DUF1836 domain-containing protein; this encodes MHIGNANRLIEEMAFHNQVLPEDIPKIDLYIDQVIQLFESSFAETKRHPDEKILTKTMINNYAKGKLFYPIQNKKYSRDHIMLISLIYQMKSALSINDVKQVLDGINEKAEQKELDLEQFYQSYLNLQQNNRTFFETGLTQQAEKAAEQVAGFEGSEELERVLLIASLVHTSNLYRRAAEKLVDEMVEGVKRDE
- a CDS encoding YaiI/YqxD family protein, which gives rise to MSKILIDADGCPVVSQTIDLAKVYRLPVILICDTSHEMHREGAETITVSKGADAVDFVLVNRVKKGDIVVTQDYGLAAMVLAKRGIPIDQNGRVYSDENIEQLLHGRHVAKKIRQGGGRMKGPKKRQSEDNEKFQAALTQLLIQAKENEEMPGK